Proteins encoded within one genomic window of Bemisia tabaci chromosome 2, PGI_BMITA_v3:
- the ND-B22 gene encoding NADH dehydrogenase [ubiquinone] 1 beta subcomplex subunit 9, translating into MVVKTVPYKVLTHKQIVLSLFKRAMRHCEEHHYMEPHHTRYAQVLMRARFDENKNVADPAKAKQLVKDAEAELHEYAHPIPIIWFDSPKGIGYERYLHYPDAVLDYWHPLEKAMYPEYFARREQRKKEYIEWYDKKYGKPTEKELASFY; encoded by the exons ATGGTTGTGAAAACCGTACCTTACAAAGTACTCACTCACAAGCAGATTGTACTCAGCCTCTTCAAAAGAGCAATGAGACATTGTGAGGAGCACCACTATATGGAACC GCACCATACTAGATATGCGCAAGTTCTGATGAGAGCAAGATTTGATGAAAACAAGAATGTCGCAGATCCTGCAAAAGCCAAGCAGCTTGTGAAAGACGCGGAAGCTGAACTACATGAATATGCGCATCCTATACCTATAATCt GGTTTGATTCTCCTAAAGGAATTGGTTATGAGAGATATCTTCACTATCCTGATGCGGTCCTTGATTATTGGCATCCACTTGAAAAAGCAATGTATCCTGAGTACTTTGCTCGTCGCGAGCAGAGGAAGAAGGAATACATCGAATGGTACGACAAGAAATACGGAAAGCCAACGGAGAAAGAGTTAGCTAGTTTCTATtaa